One Ahaetulla prasina isolate Xishuangbanna chromosome 10, ASM2864084v1, whole genome shotgun sequence genomic region harbors:
- the RSRP1 gene encoding LOW QUALITY PROTEIN: arginine/serine-rich protein 1 (The sequence of the model RefSeq protein was modified relative to this genomic sequence to represent the inferred CDS: inserted 4 bases in 2 codons; substituted 5 bases at 5 genomic stop codons): MSRFAQALTRLGLAPLSVIKIGRSFSRSLHQINGSCKEKEISVALNVGTGQQAAEGTCSKISKKQKVSKTTXEMTGFMDDLTLSSLKRRFQSCSRSSCSRRSSSVSSCDYRSYSSSSSSSISSSSTSXSRSRSRSRSHAKRICSXRVREYXRSYSRNHSRSYNYRYRERSHLRYYRKCPCSCPXYNNQSRSPIRPYYHRSYSRSKARSRGYYGFGRTVCPEAYRRXRNCSRTRSRSRTLFAXQKKKRELLEMAKANAAKTFGKEIVLPASLIMDSRTNENGNQKKENLDFKNIMPRPLALKSTSLLPKNLVVSSTREEKKGSVDQWIPVKNEENILFHNFLPKSPKYLIFEI, translated from the exons ATGTCTCGCTTTGCGCAAGCGCTAACTCGGCTCGGCCTTGCTC CCTTGTCCGTAATAAAAATCGGCCGAAGCTTCTCGAG GAGTCTTCACCAAATCAATGGAAGTTGCAAGGAGAAAGAGATTTCTGTGGCACTTAATG TTGGGACTggacagcaggcagcagaagggaCATGTTCTAAAATCTCTAAAAAGCAGAAAGTGAGCAAGACTAC TGAGATGACAGGATTCATGGATGACTTGACTCTGAGCTCACTTAAAAGGAGATTTCAATCTTGTTCAAGGAGCAGCTGTAGCAGGCGATCCTCCTCAGTATCTTCTTGTGATTACAGATCTTACAGTTCAAGTTCTAGTTCAAGTATTTCATCTTCCTCCACAAGCTGAAGTAGATCAAGGAGCAGATCAAGATCACATGCTAAAAGGATTTGTTCTTGAAGAGTCAGAGAATACTAGAGATCTTATTCCAGGAATCATTCAAGATCATATAATTACAGATACCGAGAAAGATCCCATCTTAGATATTACAGAAAATGTCCTTGCTCATGTCC ATATAACAATCAGAGCAGATCTCCTATTAGACCATACTATCACAGGTCTTATTCCAGAAGTAAAGCAAGAAGCCGAGGATACTATGGGTTTGGAAGAACTGTATGCCCTGAAGCTTATAGAAGATGAAGAAACTGCTCCAGAACAAGATCTCGCAGTAGAACCCTCTTTGCTTGACAGAAAAAG AAAAGAGAGCTACTTGAAATGGCAAAAGCTAATGCAGCTAAAACCTTTGGGAAAGAAATCGTGCTGCCAGCCAGTTTAATAATGGATTCCAGAACCAATGAAAATGGAAATCAAAAAAAAGAGAACTTAGATTTTAag aatattatGCCAAGGCCACTGGCCCTAAAATCAACGAGTCTGCTTCCTAAAAATCTGGTAGTATCCTCaacaagagaagagaaaaagggctCTGTTGACCAGTGGATTCCTGTTAAGAATGAGGAAAATATCCTGTTTCATAATTTTTTACCTAAAAGtccaaaatatctcatttttgaGATTTAA